From one Lysinibacillus sp. G4S2 genomic stretch:
- a CDS encoding S9 family peptidase, producing the protein MTLKQGIKPEDLYQLKSVADPQVSPDGTEVVYVETYIDEKKKDYVSNLFYINLNEKKPQQWTFGEDKTNSPVWSPDGNKIAFVSTRNGKPQIFVLAKAGGEAQQVTNCKNGATSPTWSPCGEKIAFSVKLGKDENIDDKAEKNQKEDKELKPLEIEKMKHKSDAAGFLDMEQFSQIAIVHLESGELELVTEGKHNLQLGTWSPNGKYLSYTADLTEDLDFSFISDIYLLDLETKHGRKLTEGTGVFYQTSWSPNSRYIAYVGSEREFENATHAKLWIYDLENNNKTCVTSEFDVPVGDFAIGDFLQGVVAPHVQWLEDNKSFYFQVTDRGNTAIYFGNLSGELYPAIHDDQYVYGFSLDHKNDKAVVAISTTTNPGDLFYVNLNTGEKEQLTKVNEEFLKTRELSVPEAVEFEGADGWKVSGWMMKPVGYEEGEKYPLILEIHGGPHAMYANTYFNEFQILAAQGFAVLYTNPRGSHGYGQKFVDAVRGDYGGNDYNDLMAAVDYALEHYDFIDQDRLGVTGGSYGGFMTNWIVGQTNRFKAAVTQRCISNWISFYGVSDIGYYFNDWQIQAGLDNIEKLWNHSPLKYVDNVQTPLLILHSEKDYRCPIEQAEQLFIALKHRKKETKFVRFPESNHELSRSGKPTLRINRLEYIRDWFVEYL; encoded by the coding sequence ATGACATTGAAACAAGGGATAAAACCAGAGGATCTATATCAATTAAAATCGGTGGCGGATCCACAAGTATCACCTGATGGAACAGAAGTTGTCTACGTAGAAACATATATTGATGAGAAGAAAAAGGACTATGTGTCTAATTTATTTTACATAAACTTGAATGAAAAAAAGCCTCAACAATGGACATTTGGTGAAGATAAAACGAATTCACCTGTTTGGTCTCCAGATGGCAATAAAATTGCGTTTGTGTCAACGAGAAATGGCAAGCCACAAATTTTTGTTCTTGCTAAAGCAGGTGGGGAAGCGCAACAAGTGACTAATTGTAAAAACGGTGCGACATCACCTACTTGGTCGCCGTGTGGAGAGAAAATTGCCTTCTCTGTCAAGCTTGGTAAAGATGAAAACATTGATGATAAAGCTGAAAAGAATCAGAAAGAAGACAAAGAACTAAAACCTCTTGAAATTGAGAAGATGAAACATAAATCAGATGCAGCTGGATTTTTGGATATGGAGCAATTTTCTCAAATTGCAATCGTCCATCTTGAATCTGGCGAATTAGAGCTAGTGACGGAAGGGAAACATAATTTACAGCTTGGCACATGGTCTCCGAACGGTAAATATCTTTCTTACACTGCAGACTTAACAGAGGATCTAGACTTTTCATTCATAAGTGATATTTACTTATTGGATTTAGAAACGAAACATGGTCGTAAGCTAACGGAAGGAACAGGGGTATTTTATCAAACTTCATGGTCTCCAAACAGCCGTTATATAGCATATGTTGGAAGTGAAAGAGAATTTGAAAATGCGACGCATGCAAAGCTATGGATTTATGATTTGGAAAATAACAATAAGACATGTGTAACGAGTGAATTTGACGTACCTGTTGGTGATTTTGCCATTGGCGATTTCCTTCAAGGCGTAGTTGCTCCGCATGTCCAATGGTTGGAGGATAATAAAAGCTTTTATTTCCAAGTGACTGATCGCGGAAATACAGCTATTTATTTTGGCAATCTATCGGGAGAATTATATCCAGCTATACATGATGATCAGTATGTATACGGTTTTTCGCTTGATCATAAAAATGATAAAGCGGTAGTGGCAATCAGTACGACGACAAATCCTGGTGATCTATTTTACGTAAATTTAAATACAGGTGAAAAGGAACAGCTTACTAAAGTTAATGAAGAATTTTTAAAGACGAGAGAATTGTCTGTTCCGGAAGCAGTTGAATTTGAAGGGGCAGATGGCTGGAAAGTAAGCGGCTGGATGATGAAGCCAGTCGGATATGAGGAAGGGGAAAAATATCCACTTATTCTTGAAATCCACGGTGGTCCGCACGCTATGTATGCCAACACCTATTTTAACGAATTCCAAATCCTTGCTGCACAAGGTTTTGCGGTTCTGTATACGAATCCCCGTGGAAGCCATGGATATGGTCAAAAATTTGTGGATGCAGTCCGTGGTGATTATGGCGGCAATGATTATAATGATTTAATGGCGGCTGTTGATTATGCATTGGAGCATTATGATTTCATTGACCAGGACCGTCTTGGTGTTACAGGTGGGAGCTATGGGGGCTTCATGACAAACTGGATTGTCGGACAGACAAATCGCTTTAAAGCAGCAGTTACGCAACGTTGCATTTCTAACTGGATAAGCTTTTATGGCGTAAGTGATATCGGCTATTATTTCAATGACTGGCAAATCCAGGCGGGACTAGACAATATAGAGAAGCTATGGAATCATTCGCCACTTAAATATGTAGACAATGTGCAGACGCCACTGTTAATTTTACACAGTGAAAAAGACTATCGCTGTCCGATTGAACAGGCAGAGCAATTATTTATCGCCTTAAAACATCGTAAAAAAGAAACAAAATTTGTCCGCTTCCCTGAGTCTAATCATGAACTTTCAAGGAGCGGAAAACCAACGTTAAGAATTAATAGACTTGAATATATTAGGGATTGGTTTGTGGAATATTTATAG
- a CDS encoding GNAT family N-acetyltransferase, producing the protein MGYVPEKLMITTERLVLRLFQTSDAETVATLCNNYNIYKSTLYLPFPYNLDDALSWIEFHYDNFIEDFSYEFAVTDKETGDLYGAIGLSNNKPFNQGEIAYWIGEQYWGKGYATEAAQSILQFAFEEKKMHKVFARYFSSNPASGKVMEKLGMKQEGILKDHVIKDGKYEDIVYYGIINE; encoded by the coding sequence ATGGGATATGTTCCTGAAAAATTAATGATTACAACAGAAAGGCTCGTTCTTAGATTATTTCAAACATCCGATGCAGAAACGGTTGCGACACTTTGCAATAATTATAATATTTATAAAAGCACGTTGTACCTACCTTTTCCGTATAATTTAGATGATGCATTATCATGGATAGAATTCCATTATGATAATTTTATCGAGGATTTTTCATACGAGTTTGCAGTCACAGATAAAGAAACTGGGGACTTATATGGAGCAATTGGATTATCGAACAATAAACCTTTTAACCAAGGAGAAATAGCTTATTGGATTGGTGAGCAATATTGGGGAAAAGGTTATGCAACAGAGGCAGCACAGTCGATTTTACAATTTGCCTTTGAAGAAAAGAAAATGCATAAAGTATTTGCACGATATTTTTCATCGAACCCCGCTTCTGGAAAAGTAATGGAGAAGCTTGGTATGAAACAAGAAGGAATTTTAAAGGATCATGTCATAAAAGACGGTAAATACGAGGATATAGTATATTACGGAATTATTAATGAATAA
- a CDS encoding class I SAM-dependent rRNA methyltransferase yields MTQTIALQINNPFSDQLRKGYPLISKDAVDARHLPKEEGALLRLMDNHNRFIGTGYYGLQNKGIGWVLTTDANENIDTAFFMKKFKKAIQNREAFFNNPHTTAFRIFNGEGDGIGGLTIDFFDSYYMVSWYSAGIYSFKEEVYEALAETVNYKAIYEKKRFDTKGQYMEQDDFVMGTPGEFPIIVSENNMKYAVNLNDGAMTGIFLDQREVRLAIRERYAEGKNMLNTFSYTGAFSVAAALGGAVKTTSVDVAKRSLAKTIEQFSVNSIDYESQDIKVMDVFNYFKYAQRHNLKFDLVVLDPPSFARTKERTFSTAKDYPKLLMDTIAITEKNGIIVASTNNASFGMKKFKSFIDQAFKQTKTGYKIVEEFSLPKDFRAPREYPEFNYLKVVFIEKLN; encoded by the coding sequence ATGACACAAACAATTGCTTTACAAATTAACAATCCCTTTTCCGATCAATTAAGAAAAGGCTATCCTCTTATTTCAAAGGATGCCGTTGATGCACGTCATCTTCCAAAAGAGGAAGGCGCACTATTAAGACTTATGGATAATCATAACCGCTTTATCGGTACAGGATACTATGGCTTGCAAAACAAAGGTATTGGTTGGGTACTAACAACCGATGCTAACGAAAATATAGACACAGCCTTTTTCATGAAAAAATTTAAAAAGGCCATACAAAATCGAGAAGCATTTTTCAACAATCCTCACACAACAGCCTTTCGTATCTTTAATGGCGAGGGTGATGGCATAGGCGGTTTAACCATTGACTTTTTCGACTCTTACTATATGGTAAGCTGGTATAGCGCCGGCATTTATTCATTTAAAGAAGAAGTATATGAAGCCCTTGCTGAGACCGTAAACTACAAAGCCATTTATGAGAAAAAACGTTTCGATACGAAAGGTCAGTATATGGAACAGGACGATTTTGTCATGGGAACGCCTGGCGAATTTCCAATTATCGTATCGGAAAATAATATGAAATACGCTGTTAATTTAAACGATGGCGCCATGACAGGTATTTTCCTCGATCAACGAGAAGTGAGACTTGCCATTCGTGAACGTTATGCAGAAGGTAAAAATATGCTCAATACGTTCTCATATACTGGTGCATTTTCTGTTGCGGCGGCACTTGGAGGAGCAGTAAAAACGACAAGTGTGGATGTAGCAAAGCGTAGTTTAGCCAAAACAATTGAGCAATTTAGCGTCAATAGCATTGATTACGAATCACAGGATATTAAAGTAATGGATGTCTTTAACTATTTTAAATATGCTCAGCGCCACAATTTAAAATTTGACCTAGTTGTGTTAGATCCACCTAGCTTTGCACGTACGAAGGAAAGAACATTCTCAACGGCGAAAGACTATCCTAAATTACTCATGGATACAATCGCCATTACCGAGAAAAATGGTATCATCGTTGCCTCAACGAACAACGCAAGCTTTGGGATGAAAAAGTTCAAGAGCTTTATTGACCAAGCATTTAAGCAAACAAAAACAGGCTATAAAATTGTTGAAGAATTCAGCTTACCAAAGGATTTCCGTGCCCCACGTGAATATCCTGAATTCAATTATTTAAAAGTTGTTTTTATTGAAAAACTCAACTAA
- a CDS encoding alpha/beta hydrolase, translating to MTKLRDEAIRYIKASDSSKPYYDLTPQEVRAIRIVPKWTSPYSPQLAAIENRKISVRDGAQINVRIYKPVLDKKLPVIVYYHGGGWVFGNLDSTDAGCQLLAKKAQAIVVSVDYRLAPEYPFPTPLYDAYDALKWVYENIQHFGGDTANLTVAGDSAGGNLATVVAYLAATLNGPAIKTQALIYPVVNVDFTTASYSAYGENYGLDKEGMQWFAGHYADRQNYKNPYVSPLQIEDLSVLPKTIIIAAEADVLYDEGLAYAHKLADAGVTVEHVNMTGLIHSYFSKMNFFEQATIETTEKIANFVK from the coding sequence ATGACGAAGTTAAGAGATGAAGCGATCCGTTATATTAAGGCAAGTGATTCTTCTAAACCGTACTATGATTTAACACCACAAGAAGTAAGAGCCATTCGAATAGTGCCAAAATGGACGTCACCATATAGCCCACAGCTTGCGGCAATTGAAAATAGAAAAATATCAGTTCGAGATGGTGCGCAAATTAATGTGCGCATTTATAAACCTGTTTTAGACAAAAAACTTCCTGTCATTGTATATTATCACGGTGGAGGTTGGGTTTTTGGGAATTTAGACTCCACGGATGCAGGCTGTCAGCTATTAGCAAAAAAAGCCCAAGCAATCGTAGTATCGGTCGATTATCGCCTAGCACCAGAATACCCATTCCCTACTCCGCTCTACGATGCCTATGACGCTTTAAAATGGGTTTATGAGAACATCCAACATTTTGGCGGAGATACAGCAAATCTAACAGTAGCTGGTGATAGCGCAGGTGGAAACTTAGCAACTGTTGTCGCCTACTTAGCTGCTACATTAAATGGACCTGCGATTAAAACTCAAGCACTGATTTATCCTGTAGTCAATGTTGATTTTACAACGGCTTCCTACAGTGCTTACGGGGAAAACTATGGCTTAGACAAAGAAGGAATGCAATGGTTTGCAGGTCATTACGCAGATAGACAAAACTATAAAAATCCATATGTTTCCCCACTTCAGATTGAGGACTTAAGCGTTTTACCAAAAACGATTATTATTGCAGCAGAAGCAGATGTCCTTTACGATGAAGGTCTTGCTTACGCACATAAGCTCGCGGATGCAGGAGTGACTGTTGAGCATGTAAATATGACCGGTTTAATCCATAGTTACTTTAGCAAAATGAATTTTTTCGAACAAGCAACTATTGAAACGACTGAAAAAATTGCTAATTTCGTGAAATAA
- a CDS encoding dihydrofolate reductase has protein sequence MISLIVAHDNNYVIGYENGMPWHLPGDLKYFKDKTMGKPMIMGRKTFESIGRPLPGRRNIVITRDASYHADGIEVVTSLEGALALAGDVPEIMIIGGEQIFRLCMDIADRLYITKINHSFNGDTYFPNYEQNFEQVSSEEPETAPEGYTFQYQIFERKN, from the coding sequence ATGATTTCTTTAATTGTGGCACATGATAATAATTATGTGATTGGTTATGAAAATGGCATGCCGTGGCATTTGCCTGGAGATTTAAAATATTTTAAGGATAAAACGATGGGGAAGCCAATGATTATGGGGCGTAAAACATTCGAATCCATCGGTAGACCGCTTCCTGGTCGTCGCAATATTGTCATTACTCGTGACGCAAGTTATCATGCGGACGGGATTGAAGTGGTGACAAGTTTAGAGGGTGCCCTCGCCCTTGCTGGAGATGTTCCAGAAATTATGATAATTGGTGGCGAGCAAATTTTCCGTTTATGCATGGATATAGCTGATCGCTTGTACATTACAAAAATTAACCATTCGTTTAATGGGGATACATATTTCCCGAATTATGAACAGAATTTTGAACAAGTATCCTCTGAGGAGCCGGAAACAGCGCCAGAAGGTTACACATTCCAATATCAGATTTTTGAACGTAAGAACTAA
- a CDS encoding diadenosine tetraphosphate hydrolase gives MRKITLSNGKTVEVECLSCEITSGRIEPDGGVVIETDYFHAHQDVAYPIKGLIILASKRHITCFDELNDEEKMDYINLLSKIRKAQRDVLGIEHVYYFYNEDTTHHFHTWMVPRYEWMYEFGCSVESVRPVLLHARNKMNNKENMRDVMHALKVLTKELKD, from the coding sequence GTGAGAAAAATAACTTTATCAAATGGAAAAACAGTAGAAGTGGAATGTTTGAGCTGTGAAATCACGAGTGGACGCATTGAACCAGATGGAGGCGTGGTGATTGAGACGGACTATTTTCATGCTCATCAAGATGTTGCTTATCCGATAAAGGGATTAATCATTCTAGCTTCTAAGCGCCATATTACATGTTTTGATGAGCTAAACGATGAGGAAAAAATGGATTATATAAATCTATTATCAAAAATCAGAAAAGCTCAAAGGGACGTATTAGGGATAGAGCATGTTTATTATTTTTACAATGAAGATACGACACATCATTTTCATACTTGGATGGTGCCTCGCTATGAATGGATGTATGAATTTGGATGTTCCGTAGAATCAGTTAGACCAGTTCTACTTCATGCGAGGAATAAAATGAATAATAAAGAGAATATGCGTGATGTCATGCATGCATTGAAGGTATTAACGAAGGAGTTAAAAGATTGA